One part of the Dermacentor silvarum isolate Dsil-2018 chromosome 6, BIME_Dsil_1.4, whole genome shotgun sequence genome encodes these proteins:
- the LOC119456976 gene encoding uncharacterized protein LOC119456976 yields MEPLVQGHPACPLVGVDQLVSTFIEESFLLRVCCIGFPGIIFALNIAYVIFLVTALWRCASGCRPAGEHIHRGVFLLRVSCRLLQHHLSAQCTSKLLLTGRSGYVSGAYINLPSGHAFRVEPVLVQLATPNASIVGPLAGILVGLTYVYSAITPISDLV; encoded by the exons ATGGAGCCCTTGGTTCAGGGCCACCCCGCGTGCCCGCTGG TGGGTGTAGACCAGCTGGTGAGCACATTCATCGAGGAGTCTTTCCTACTTCGAGTTTGCTGTATAGGCTTCCCCGGCATCATCTTTGCGCTCAAT ATCGCCTACGTCATCTTCCTTGTCACTGCACTCTGGCGTTGTGCTAGTGGGTGTAGACCAGCTGGTGAGCACATTCATCGAGGGGTCTTTCTACTAAGAGTTTCATGTAGGCTTCTCCAGCATCATCTTTCCGCTCAATGTACTTCAAAATTACTACTTACCGGTAGAAGCGGGTATGTTTCGGGTGCCTACATCAACTTGCCCTCGGGGCACGCCTTCCGTGTCGAGCCGGTGCTGGTTCAGCTTGCCACACCGAATGCTTCAATCGTCGGCCCTCTCGCTGGTATCTTAGTCGGCCTCACCTACGTCTACAGTGCCATCACGCCCATCTCCGACCTCGTCTGA